A genomic stretch from Kribbella amoyensis includes:
- a CDS encoding DUF6879 family protein: protein MTDSTFVSAGPEFVQFARSYQHTAYRLEVRDNYADPGEAEHVRKFVAGQPGDDSWMEDWMGLILRRTLEGQRIERVRVVTEPWSDYTRFGLNLSRLNTAAGEDIRYIARDRADELGLPTYDYWLLDSHKMCILRHDDQDVLLGADVIHDPAVLVEHAHYRDVARRFALPRADYLGTFDDEFLRKNNINK from the coding sequence GTGACCGACTCGACCTTCGTCAGCGCCGGACCGGAATTCGTCCAGTTCGCCCGCAGCTACCAGCACACGGCGTACCGGCTGGAGGTGCGGGACAACTACGCCGACCCCGGTGAGGCCGAACACGTCCGGAAGTTCGTCGCAGGACAGCCCGGCGACGACTCCTGGATGGAAGACTGGATGGGCCTGATCCTCCGGCGCACGCTGGAGGGCCAGCGCATCGAGCGCGTCCGCGTCGTCACCGAACCGTGGTCCGACTACACCCGCTTCGGACTCAACCTGTCCCGGCTCAACACCGCAGCAGGCGAAGACATCCGATACATCGCACGCGACCGCGCCGACGAGCTCGGCCTACCGACGTACGACTACTGGCTGCTCGACTCGCACAAGATGTGCATCCTTCGCCATGACGACCAGGACGTCCTGCTCGGCGCCGACGTGATCCATGACCCCGCGGTGCTCGTCGAACACGCCCACTACCGCGACGTCGCGCGGCGCTTCGCGTTGCCCCGGGCCGACTATCTTGGCACCTTCGACGACGAGTTCCTCCGCAAGAACAACATCAACAAGTAA
- a CDS encoding IS3 family transposase (programmed frameshift), with protein sequence MPKALPEEFRRDVVALARKGEAPVSQIAKDFGISPSCLRRWLKLAEIEDGNRPGATQAESDELREARKRVRQLEQENEILRRAAAYFARDNQPKMMYPLVLDLAADSVPVAVTCRVLGFSKQAFYKWRKDPVTPRDFDNAYLINAARDIHADDPAFGYRFIADELTGQGHVASENRVARLCSQERIWSVHAKKRGLNRKAGPPVHDDHVKKVFTAPAPNLVWLTDITEHATAEGKLYLCAIKDVYSNRIVGYSIDSRMKAQLAVSALRNAIAQRTPAAGLIVHSDRGSQFRSKKYIRVLKAHALRGSMGRVGACGDNAAMESFFALLQKNVLDRQRWTSRHELRLAIVAWIETSYHRRRRQRRLGKLTPIEFEMIQPAAHAA encoded by the exons ATGCCGAAAGCGTTGCCTGAGGAGTTCCGCCGCGATGTGGTCGCCTTGGCCCGCAAAGGTGAGGCGCCGGTCAGCCAGATCGCGAAGGACTTCGGGATCTCTCCATCGTGCCTGCGGCGCTGGCTGAAACTGGCCGAGATCGAAGACGGCAACCGGCCCGGAGCGACCCAGGCCGAGTCCGACGAACTTCGGGAGGCCAGGAAGCGGGTCCGGCAACTGGAACAGGAGAACGAGATCCTGCGCCGGGCCGCGGCCTACTTCGCCCGCGACA ATCAACCCAAAATGATGTACCCGCTGGTCCTCGATCTAGCCGCCGACAGCGTCCCTGTCGCGGTGACCTGCCGGGTGCTCGGCTTCTCCAAGCAAGCCTTCTACAAATGGCGTAAAGATCCTGTCACACCAAGAGATTTCGACAACGCTTACCTGATCAACGCAGCCCGTGACATCCATGCCGACGACCCGGCGTTCGGGTACCGGTTCATCGCCGACGAACTCACAGGCCAAGGCCATGTGGCCAGCGAGAACCGGGTTGCGAGGTTATGCAGCCAGGAGCGGATCTGGTCGGTCCACGCCAAGAAACGCGGCCTGAACCGTAAGGCCGGCCCGCCGGTCCACGACGACCATGTGAAGAAGGTGTTCACCGCCCCGGCACCGAACCTGGTCTGGCTGACCGACATCACCGAACACGCCACCGCCGAGGGCAAGCTGTATCTATGCGCGATCAAGGACGTCTACTCCAACCGGATCGTCGGCTACTCCATCGATTCGCGGATGAAGGCACAGCTGGCGGTGTCGGCCCTTCGCAACGCGATCGCCCAACGCACACCTGCTGCCGGACTCATCGTCCACAGCGACCGCGGTAGCCAGTTCCGGTCCAAGAAGTACATCCGCGTACTCAAAGCCCACGCACTGCGCGGGTCGATGGGCAGAGTCGGTGCCTGCGGCGACAACGCCGCGATGGAATCCTTCTTCGCCCTACTCCAAAAGAATGTCCTCGACCGGCAACGCTGGACCAGCCGCCACGAACTCAGACTCGCGATCGTCGCCTGGATCGAAACCAGCTACCACCGACGACGCCGACAACGCCGCCTCGGCAAACTCACACCCATCGAGTTTGAGATGATCCAACCCGCCGCACACGCGGCCTGA
- a CDS encoding sensor histidine kinase, translated as MDTVRRSIWHEPRPADAPPIGRLDWLLVGVFTAATLVEGIVRPGLAWRPLVTVLALALIPALLWRRARPLMAALVGWGVAGLLSAIQLTAQAGDLGLYSMMAILILLYSLVRWGSGREIVVGTAFVTVVVVLGMYVSSAGWADAFGGIVLLLLFVALAAVFRYRAALWHRQQREIRNQERVALARELHDIVAHHVSAIAVQAQAGGVVAAIQPEKAAEVLAAIESEASRTLAEMRSMVRVLRDEEAVAYSPQLGVADLPALARADATPTVAVSLDGSLTRLARPVDAALYRLAQESLTNAVWHARSATRVGIDVRREGDAVRLRVSDDGRTEPGPAPEPGFGLQGMAERAQLLGGSLSAGPGPDGGWVVEAVLPVEARA; from the coding sequence GTGGACACTGTCCGGCGCTCCATCTGGCATGAGCCGCGGCCTGCTGACGCCCCACCGATCGGTCGTCTCGACTGGCTGTTGGTGGGCGTGTTCACGGCCGCCACCTTGGTCGAGGGCATCGTTCGGCCGGGCTTGGCCTGGCGGCCCCTCGTGACGGTGCTCGCCCTGGCGCTGATCCCTGCCCTGCTCTGGCGGCGGGCCCGCCCTCTGATGGCCGCCCTGGTCGGATGGGGCGTCGCCGGGCTGCTCTCGGCCATTCAGCTGACTGCGCAGGCCGGGGACCTCGGCCTCTACTCCATGATGGCCATCCTGATCCTGCTCTACTCCCTGGTGCGGTGGGGCTCGGGACGGGAGATCGTCGTGGGGACGGCGTTCGTGACAGTCGTCGTCGTGCTGGGGATGTACGTCTCCTCCGCGGGCTGGGCCGACGCTTTCGGCGGGATCGTCCTCTTGCTGTTGTTCGTCGCCCTCGCGGCGGTGTTCCGCTACCGCGCGGCCCTCTGGCATCGCCAACAGCGCGAGATCCGCAATCAGGAGCGGGTGGCGCTGGCTCGCGAGCTGCACGACATCGTGGCCCACCACGTCTCGGCCATCGCGGTGCAGGCGCAGGCCGGTGGCGTGGTCGCCGCCATCCAGCCTGAGAAGGCTGCCGAGGTCCTGGCCGCGATCGAGTCCGAAGCGTCCCGAACCCTGGCGGAGATGAGATCCATGGTGCGAGTGTTGCGTGACGAGGAAGCCGTCGCCTATTCACCGCAACTGGGCGTCGCGGACCTGCCTGCTCTGGCGCGCGCCGACGCGACACCCACCGTCGCGGTCTCGCTGGACGGTTCGTTGACCCGGCTGGCACGACCCGTGGACGCCGCGCTCTACCGGCTCGCGCAGGAGTCGCTGACCAACGCCGTATGGCACGCTCGGAGCGCGACCCGCGTCGGGATCGATGTACGCCGGGAGGGCGACGCCGTCCGGCTGCGTGTCAGCGACGATGGACGGACCGAGCCAGGGCCGGCCCCGGAGCCTGGGTTCGGCCTGCAGGGCATGGCCGAACGCGCCCAGCTCCTCGGCGGATCGCTCTCCGCGGGGCCGGGGCCAGACGGTGGCTGGGTGGTCGAGGCCGTGCTGCCGGTGGAGGCGCGGGCATGA
- a CDS encoding response regulator, with translation MSIRVVVADDQDLVRTGLVMILGAQPDLEVAGEAADGLEALDLATRLRPDVLLVDIRMPGLDGIEVTRRLAGEGVADPMAVVVITTFDLDEYVLGALRAGARGFLLKDAGPELLVQAIHAAANGDALIAPNVTRRLLATFADQAPVVPVQPIDPLTEREEEVLALVARGRTNAEIATELFVGLSTVKTHVASLLTKLGARNRVEIAMWAYDTKRVRAD, from the coding sequence ATGAGCATCCGTGTAGTCGTAGCCGACGACCAGGACCTGGTCCGGACCGGGCTCGTCATGATCCTCGGTGCCCAACCCGACCTCGAGGTCGCGGGGGAGGCAGCAGACGGGCTCGAAGCGCTCGACCTGGCGACCCGGCTGCGTCCCGATGTCCTCCTCGTCGACATCCGGATGCCCGGGCTCGACGGCATCGAAGTGACCCGGCGCCTGGCCGGGGAGGGTGTTGCCGACCCGATGGCGGTCGTCGTGATCACAACCTTCGACCTCGATGAGTACGTCCTCGGCGCCCTCCGGGCCGGCGCCCGAGGCTTCCTGCTCAAAGATGCTGGGCCGGAGCTGCTCGTGCAGGCCATCCACGCGGCGGCCAACGGGGACGCGCTGATCGCCCCCAACGTCACCCGCCGACTGCTGGCGACCTTCGCCGACCAGGCGCCGGTGGTACCGGTCCAGCCCATCGACCCGCTCACCGAGCGCGAGGAGGAGGTGCTCGCGCTGGTGGCACGGGGCCGCACCAACGCCGAGATCGCCACCGAGCTGTTTGTCGGCCTGAGCACGGTCAAGACCCACGTCGCCTCCTTGCTGACCAAACTCGGCGCCCGCAACCGCGTCGAGATCGCGATGTGGGCCTACGACACCAAACGCGTGAGAGCCGATTAA
- a CDS encoding aminoglycoside phosphotransferase family protein: MEATDARRAVAAAMATASELDLAVDDAIVLSDSNRLVIRLTPCDTVARVTPMTHFASAEQEVELVRRLASTDSPVAPLEPRVEPRVFVQDGFKIALWAYFEPVQSRMLPPAEYAQALARLHAGLRQIEVTTPHFMDRVAATQRDVASREVTPDLGDTDRALLANALHDLGRSIVDRHRTEQLLHGEPHPFNILTTKDGPLFIDFENTARGPVEYDLAWAPSEVSRHYPDADQDLVGECRGVVLAIIAAHRWSLNDEHPSGRASGVAFLRALRDGPPWPALDEVVW, from the coding sequence ATGGAAGCAACTGACGCGCGGCGTGCGGTGGCCGCGGCGATGGCGACCGCATCAGAACTCGACTTGGCCGTTGACGACGCGATCGTTCTCAGCGACTCCAACCGACTCGTCATCCGCCTGACGCCCTGCGACACCGTCGCCCGAGTCACGCCCATGACGCATTTCGCAAGCGCCGAGCAAGAAGTTGAACTCGTGCGACGGCTGGCGTCGACGGACAGTCCTGTCGCTCCGCTCGAGCCTCGGGTCGAACCACGCGTCTTCGTGCAGGACGGCTTCAAGATCGCCCTGTGGGCCTACTTCGAACCTGTGCAGTCTCGAATGCTTCCGCCGGCCGAGTACGCGCAGGCGCTCGCGCGCCTTCATGCCGGCCTGCGGCAGATCGAGGTCACGACGCCACACTTCATGGATCGAGTGGCTGCCACTCAACGCGACGTTGCCAGCCGTGAAGTCACTCCCGATCTCGGGGATACGGACCGGGCCCTGCTCGCCAACGCGCTGCACGATCTGGGGCGATCAATCGTCGACCGGCACCGCACCGAACAGTTGCTGCACGGCGAGCCACACCCGTTCAACATCCTCACCACGAAGGACGGACCCCTCTTCATCGACTTCGAAAACACCGCCCGAGGCCCAGTCGAGTACGACCTGGCCTGGGCGCCCAGCGAGGTCAGCCGGCACTATCCCGACGCCGACCAGGACTTGGTCGGCGAGTGCAGGGGCGTCGTCCTCGCGATCATCGCTGCGCATCGCTGGAGTCTCAACGACGAACACCCGAGCGGCAGAGCATCGGGAGTGGCGTTCCTTCGCGCTCTGCGGGACGGTCCGCCGTGGCCGGCACTCGACGAAGTCGTCTGGTAG
- a CDS encoding DNA topology modulation protein FlaR codes for MYPHETQRRIVVTGMAGSGKSTFSRALAVKSGLPLIHLDLHFWKAGWTEPSEAEWREKQHVLLANDAWIADGNYTETLDLRLERADTVVVLATPWWRCAGRALLRGCRMPDTLPEGCEYSAWQRLRDEWRLIPRIWRNRRAEPEREKAIIARHGQHATRHVLRSKRAIRQFLDGSVDSAGRGHGDGSN; via the coding sequence ATGTACCCCCACGAAACGCAACGCCGCATCGTCGTCACCGGGATGGCTGGATCCGGGAAATCCACGTTCTCCCGGGCGCTTGCGGTCAAGTCCGGCCTGCCGCTCATTCATCTGGACCTCCACTTCTGGAAGGCGGGCTGGACCGAACCGTCGGAGGCCGAGTGGCGCGAGAAACAACATGTCCTCCTTGCCAACGACGCATGGATCGCCGATGGCAACTACACGGAGACGCTCGATCTCCGGCTCGAACGCGCCGACACCGTGGTGGTCCTGGCCACGCCGTGGTGGCGGTGCGCGGGACGAGCGCTGCTGCGCGGCTGCCGAATGCCGGACACGCTGCCTGAAGGATGTGAGTACTCGGCCTGGCAACGGCTGCGCGATGAATGGCGCCTCATCCCCCGGATCTGGCGGAACCGGCGCGCGGAACCCGAACGAGAGAAAGCGATCATCGCGCGACACGGGCAACACGCGACCCGGCACGTGCTCAGGTCCAAACGGGCGATCAGGCAATTCCTCGACGGGTCAGTCGACAGCGCGGGAAGGGGGCACGGAGATGGAAGCAACTGA
- a CDS encoding rhodanese-like domain-containing protein has translation MSIDDWVTRIQAGLPRLTAVEAYDTVRRGEAFIVDTRPEFQRRAGGEVPGAIVIERNHLEWRLDPRSIARIPEAVSYDLQWIVICEGGYSSSLAADSLRNLGLHRSTDIIGGFQAWQSAQLPVDHPDTPRRPRTADP, from the coding sequence ATGTCGATCGACGACTGGGTGACCAGGATCCAGGCCGGGCTCCCCCGCCTCACAGCGGTCGAGGCGTACGACACCGTGCGACGGGGCGAGGCGTTCATCGTGGACACGCGACCGGAGTTCCAGCGACGGGCCGGCGGTGAGGTGCCGGGCGCGATCGTCATCGAGCGGAATCACCTCGAATGGCGGCTCGATCCCCGGAGCATCGCCCGGATTCCCGAGGCCGTGTCCTACGACCTCCAGTGGATCGTCATCTGCGAAGGCGGATACTCGTCGAGTCTGGCCGCCGACTCCCTCCGGAATCTCGGGCTGCACCGCAGTACGGACATCATCGGCGGATTTCAGGCGTGGCAGTCCGCCCAGCTGCCGGTCGACCACCCGGACACCCCGCGCCGACCACGCACAGCGGACCCCTAG
- a CDS encoding cysteine desulfurase family protein: MIYLDHNATTPIDPEVTAAILPYLGRAFGNPSSDHQYGTKPRAALDQARREVAALIGGIDGQIVFTGSGSEADNLAIRGAVLAAKAERPHVITQVTEHPAVLQTCRALERWHGVDVTYLPVDSSGLVDPGDLDAAMTTRTALVSIMAANNETGALQPIADLAGVARDHDALFHCDAAQFLGKLPFDADALGIDLVTVVGHKMYAPKGVGALYVRPGVPLEPLVYGGGQEHGLRAGTENVALAVGLGVAARLASEHLGDAERVQGLRDNLHDRLAVALPGRVQLNSPSGVRLPNTLNISIDRTVGSELLRNAPDIAASTGSACHSGDPEPSPVLSAMGIDRPRALAAIRLSLGRRTTVEEVDVAVDQLTAAALIGGG, from the coding sequence ATGATCTACCTCGACCACAACGCCACCACCCCGATCGACCCCGAGGTCACGGCCGCGATCCTCCCCTACCTCGGTCGCGCCTTCGGCAATCCGTCCAGCGACCATCAGTACGGCACCAAGCCACGAGCCGCGCTCGATCAGGCACGCCGGGAGGTCGCCGCGCTCATCGGCGGGATCGACGGCCAGATCGTGTTCACCGGTTCGGGCTCGGAGGCCGACAACCTCGCGATCCGGGGTGCCGTGCTGGCTGCGAAGGCAGAGCGGCCGCACGTGATCACGCAGGTCACCGAGCACCCGGCTGTCCTGCAGACGTGCCGAGCCCTGGAGCGGTGGCACGGCGTGGACGTCACCTACCTACCGGTCGACAGCTCCGGGCTGGTCGATCCGGGAGACCTAGACGCGGCGATGACCACGCGTACCGCCCTGGTGTCGATCATGGCGGCCAACAACGAGACCGGGGCCCTGCAACCGATCGCCGACCTCGCCGGCGTCGCCCGGGACCACGACGCGCTGTTCCACTGCGACGCCGCCCAGTTCCTCGGCAAACTGCCGTTCGACGCCGATGCCCTGGGCATCGATCTGGTGACTGTGGTCGGGCACAAGATGTACGCACCCAAGGGCGTCGGTGCGCTCTACGTCCGGCCGGGCGTACCCCTGGAGCCGCTGGTCTACGGCGGCGGACAGGAGCACGGCCTGCGAGCCGGAACCGAGAACGTCGCTCTCGCCGTCGGGCTCGGCGTTGCCGCCCGGCTGGCGTCCGAACACCTGGGTGATGCGGAACGGGTCCAGGGACTCCGCGACAACCTTCACGACCGCCTCGCCGTGGCGTTGCCCGGCCGGGTGCAGCTCAACAGCCCGTCAGGGGTACGACTGCCGAACACCCTGAACATCAGCATCGACCGCACCGTCGGGTCCGAGTTGCTCCGCAACGCGCCGGACATCGCGGCGTCCACCGGCTCCGCCTGCCACAGCGGCGATCCGGAACCGTCACCCGTACTGTCGGCGATGGGAATCGACCGGCCTCGCGCCCTGGCCGCGATCCGCTTGTCGCTGGGTCGCCGGACCACCGTCGAGGAGGTCGACGTGGCCGTCGACCAACTCACGGCAGCCGCGCTGATCGGCGGCGGCTGA
- a CDS encoding MFS transporter, whose protein sequence is MRLGIRANLAQFSLLVAINALVGGMLGQERTVLPLLADETFHLTGYTFLLTYVLAFGVTKAAANYFAGTWSDRFGRKPVLLAGWLIAVPVPLILIWAPSWGWVVAANVLLGINQGLTWSTTVIMKIDLAGPERRGLAMGLNEAAGYLAVAATALATGYLAAHYGLRPAPFLLGLSYAALGLGLSAFVVRETRGHAQLEAAGHLAPGELSDREVFVRTSVREPALSSASQAGMVNNLNDGLAWGLLPILFATAGLPVSRIGILAALYPAVWGLGQLVTGPLSDRWGRKWLITAGMFVQAVALAGVALADGFTGWAVAAVLLGIGTAMVYPTLLASIGDVAHPAWRARAVGVYRLWRDGGFAVGAILAGVVADVWGLRAAVWVVAAVTALAGLVVAVRMYETHPRRTSELRAGTR, encoded by the coding sequence ATGCGGCTGGGGATCCGCGCCAATCTCGCCCAGTTCAGTTTGCTGGTCGCGATCAACGCGTTGGTCGGTGGCATGCTCGGCCAGGAGCGGACCGTGCTGCCCTTGCTCGCCGACGAGACGTTCCACCTGACCGGTTACACCTTCCTGCTCACGTATGTGCTCGCCTTCGGCGTGACCAAGGCGGCCGCCAACTACTTCGCCGGCACCTGGTCGGACCGCTTCGGCCGCAAGCCGGTGCTGCTGGCAGGCTGGCTGATCGCCGTCCCCGTACCGCTGATCCTCATCTGGGCGCCGTCCTGGGGCTGGGTGGTCGCCGCGAACGTGCTGCTCGGCATCAACCAGGGCCTGACCTGGTCCACCACGGTGATCATGAAAATCGATCTCGCCGGTCCGGAGCGGCGAGGGCTGGCGATGGGCCTCAACGAGGCCGCCGGGTACCTCGCGGTCGCGGCCACCGCACTCGCCACCGGCTACCTCGCCGCCCACTACGGACTACGGCCGGCACCGTTCCTGCTCGGCCTGTCGTACGCCGCCCTCGGGCTCGGCTTGTCGGCATTCGTCGTCCGCGAGACTCGTGGGCACGCACAGCTCGAGGCCGCCGGACACCTGGCCCCAGGCGAACTCAGCGACCGGGAGGTCTTCGTCCGGACGAGTGTGCGAGAGCCGGCGTTGTCGTCGGCCAGCCAGGCCGGCATGGTCAACAACCTCAATGACGGCCTCGCTTGGGGCCTGTTACCGATCCTGTTCGCCACTGCCGGGTTGCCGGTGTCCCGAATCGGGATCCTGGCCGCCCTGTACCCGGCTGTTTGGGGCCTTGGGCAACTTGTCACCGGACCCCTGTCGGACCGGTGGGGACGCAAGTGGCTGATCACCGCCGGAATGTTCGTCCAGGCGGTCGCGTTGGCCGGCGTCGCCCTGGCCGACGGCTTCACGGGCTGGGCGGTGGCGGCCGTGCTGCTCGGGATCGGCACCGCGATGGTCTATCCGACGCTGCTCGCCAGCATCGGCGACGTGGCTCATCCGGCCTGGCGGGCGCGGGCCGTCGGGGTCTACCGGTTGTGGCGCGACGGTGGCTTCGCGGTCGGCGCGATCCTGGCCGGGGTGGTCGCGGACGTCTGGGGACTACGGGCGGCCGTCTGGGTCGTGGCTGCCGTCACCGCGCTGGCGGGCCTGGTCGTCGCGGTCCGCATGTACGAGACGCATCCGCGCCGTACCAGCGAGCTCCGGGCAGGCACGCGATGA
- a CDS encoding MBL fold metallo-hydrolase produces the protein MTVVPVVDEGLGNSSYLVDLGDGRAMVVDVSVDLRSPAAALERRGLTVAFAADTHLHADFLSGARRLSVQQGAQVLASADGHRQFGHRGLHDGDEVDLGGLRLRALGTPGHTHEHLAFLLLDGDRPLGVFTGGSLIVGAAARTDLVSPDQTESLARAQYASLQRLIEFPDDVAVWPTHGAGSFCSAPPGADRVSTIGREKATNSLLQADSEDAFVKELLGSLGSFPPYFLKLAETNRRGPTVVDPSIERLPAATVRSMLAQDAELIDVRPTWDFSAGHIPGALSIPLRAVFASWLGWLAPDDRPLIVVRRPDQDAAEIAWQAAKIGYRLAGELEGGLEAWDGELTRTRLVGPGEIDGAVLDVRQDSEFEAGHLPRAQHIELGALAGRTDEVRGGSLVVMCGHGERAMTAASLLERAGHRDLAVLAGGTEDWAAVRGRDLETT, from the coding sequence ATGACCGTCGTCCCCGTGGTCGATGAAGGGCTTGGCAACTCCTCGTACCTCGTGGATCTGGGCGACGGGCGGGCCATGGTGGTCGACGTCAGTGTCGACCTGCGATCTCCGGCGGCGGCACTCGAACGGCGCGGGTTGACGGTCGCGTTCGCGGCCGACACGCACCTGCACGCGGACTTCCTCTCCGGCGCCCGCCGGCTCTCCGTCCAGCAGGGCGCACAGGTGCTCGCGTCGGCGGACGGACATCGCCAGTTCGGGCATCGCGGCCTGCACGACGGCGACGAGGTCGACCTCGGCGGACTGCGGCTCCGTGCTCTCGGTACGCCGGGTCACACGCACGAGCACCTGGCCTTCCTGCTCCTGGACGGCGATCGACCGCTCGGCGTCTTCACCGGCGGCTCACTGATCGTCGGCGCAGCGGCTCGGACGGACCTTGTCTCCCCCGACCAGACCGAGTCGCTCGCGCGGGCCCAGTACGCCTCTCTGCAACGCCTGATCGAGTTTCCCGACGACGTGGCCGTGTGGCCCACCCATGGTGCCGGCTCGTTCTGCTCGGCCCCGCCGGGCGCGGATCGGGTCAGCACGATCGGACGCGAGAAGGCGACGAACTCCCTGCTCCAGGCCGACAGCGAGGACGCGTTCGTGAAGGAGCTGCTCGGATCGCTCGGCAGCTTCCCGCCGTACTTCCTGAAGCTCGCCGAGACCAACCGCCGTGGACCGACCGTGGTCGACCCCTCGATCGAACGGCTGCCGGCCGCCACGGTTCGCTCGATGCTGGCGCAGGACGCGGAGCTGATCGACGTACGCCCGACGTGGGACTTCTCGGCCGGACACATCCCCGGTGCGTTGTCGATCCCGCTCCGGGCGGTGTTCGCGTCGTGGCTCGGTTGGCTGGCGCCGGACGACCGGCCGCTGATCGTCGTTCGGCGACCCGATCAGGACGCCGCGGAGATCGCGTGGCAAGCGGCGAAGATCGGCTATCGCCTGGCTGGAGAACTCGAGGGCGGACTGGAGGCGTGGGACGGGGAGCTCACGCGCACCCGGCTGGTCGGTCCGGGTGAGATCGACGGCGCGGTGCTGGATGTCCGGCAGGACTCCGAGTTCGAGGCCGGCCACCTCCCGCGGGCTCAGCACATCGAGCTCGGCGCGCTCGCCGGCCGGACCGACGAGGTACGAGGTGGGTCGTTGGTGGTCATGTGTGGACACGGCGAGCGGGCGATGACCGCGGCCAGCCTGCTCGAACGCGCCGGCCACCGGGACCTCGCCGTACTCGCGGGTGGCACAGAGGACTGGGCCGCCGTGCGCGGTCGCGACCTGGAGACCACCTGA
- a CDS encoding methyltransferase domain-containing protein, producing MATMPDTAQLVTKVRQLYRQVAENPRGDFHFELGEQLALRLGYEPVRLAALPGPAVESFAGVGYFFDLANLQAGETVLDLGSGSGMDAFYAAGLVGAAGRVIGVDFTPEQTDKARRLAGEADLHQVEFLAAPIERLPWPDETVDCVISNGVINLCANKAAVFAEAARVLKPGGRMAIADIISEAQLTESIVGNADLWASCIGGATQEQQYLATIEAAGFTLREVRDNPYEFLSEQARTAGKTYGVKSVSVLAVRKGPR from the coding sequence ATGGCCACCATGCCGGACACCGCGCAGCTGGTGACGAAGGTCAGACAGCTGTATCGCCAGGTAGCAGAGAATCCGCGCGGCGACTTCCACTTCGAGCTGGGCGAGCAACTTGCTCTCCGCCTCGGCTACGAACCGGTCCGGCTGGCCGCCCTCCCCGGGCCGGCGGTGGAGTCGTTCGCCGGTGTCGGCTACTTCTTCGATCTGGCCAACCTGCAGGCAGGTGAGACCGTCCTCGACCTCGGCAGCGGCTCGGGCATGGACGCGTTCTACGCGGCCGGACTCGTCGGTGCCGCCGGCAGAGTCATCGGTGTCGACTTCACCCCCGAGCAGACCGACAAGGCGCGCCGCCTGGCCGGCGAGGCCGACCTACATCAAGTGGAGTTCCTCGCCGCCCCGATCGAACGCCTGCCCTGGCCCGACGAGACCGTCGACTGCGTGATCTCCAATGGCGTGATCAACCTCTGCGCGAACAAGGCTGCCGTGTTCGCCGAGGCCGCGCGGGTGCTCAAACCCGGAGGCCGAATGGCGATCGCCGACATCATCAGCGAGGCACAGCTCACGGAGTCGATCGTGGGCAACGCCGACCTCTGGGCATCCTGCATCGGCGGTGCCACTCAGGAGCAGCAGTACCTCGCCACGATCGAGGCGGCCGGATTCACCCTCCGAGAGGTTCGGGACAACCCGTACGAGTTCCTCTCCGAACAGGCGCGCACCGCGGGCAAGACGTACGGCGTGAAGAGCGTGTCGGTGCTCGCCGTCAGGAAAGGACCACGATGA
- a CDS encoding ArsR/SmtB family transcription factor, giving the protein MGDHAAKAGLFDALAEVGQALGNGRRAELIDVLAQGERPVEELAAEIQQSVANTSHHLQRLLRSGLVRTRRSGTRIYYALAGPAVAKLWSAMREAAEDHASGLERLAQDYLGDRGSLETMTRDELAKRLRTGDIVVLDVRPVPEYASGHLPGAISLPVDELQERLGEVRSGAQVVAYCRGPYCVYADDAVRLLTKNGRTAYRLEDGFPEWSIAGLPVER; this is encoded by the coding sequence ATGGGTGACCACGCGGCGAAGGCGGGGCTGTTCGACGCACTCGCGGAGGTGGGGCAGGCGCTCGGGAACGGCCGGCGTGCCGAGTTGATCGACGTTCTGGCCCAGGGGGAGCGGCCCGTCGAGGAACTCGCGGCCGAGATCCAGCAGTCCGTCGCGAACACGTCGCATCACCTGCAGCGGCTGCTGCGCTCTGGCCTGGTCCGGACTCGCCGGTCCGGGACGCGCATCTACTACGCGCTCGCCGGCCCCGCCGTCGCGAAGCTGTGGAGCGCGATGCGGGAAGCCGCCGAGGATCATGCCTCCGGCCTCGAGCGCCTCGCCCAGGACTACCTCGGCGACCGGGGTTCGCTCGAGACCATGACCCGCGACGAGTTGGCGAAACGCCTTCGTACGGGTGACATCGTCGTCCTGGACGTCCGGCCGGTGCCGGAGTACGCGTCCGGTCATCTGCCCGGGGCGATCTCGCTGCCGGTCGACGAGCTTCAGGAGCGTTTGGGGGAAGTGCGCAGTGGAGCGCAGGTTGTGGCGTACTGCCGCGGCCCCTATTGCGTCTACGCCGACGACGCGGTCAGGCTCCTCACGAAGAACGGCCGGACGGCTTATCGGCTCGAAGACGGCTTCCCCGAATGGTCCATCGCGGGCCTACCGGTGGAGAGGTAA